A stretch of the Sulfuritortus calidifontis genome encodes the following:
- a CDS encoding RNA polymerase sigma factor — protein sequence MNRQNELIQHIPRLRRYARALAGDAARADDLVQDTLERALVKLDLWRPGSDLRAWLFTLMHNLFINQLRANGQVHCELDEAADVPVSGGQVEALAVRDIHAALGRLSTEQREVILLVGLEQFSYADAARVLGLPLGTVMSRLSRARERLREIMEGQTVVKLQVVK from the coding sequence GTGAACCGGCAGAACGAGCTGATCCAGCACATCCCCCGACTGCGCCGCTATGCCCGGGCGTTGGCGGGGGACGCCGCTCGCGCCGACGATTTGGTCCAGGACACCCTGGAGCGGGCGCTGGTCAAGCTCGATCTCTGGCGGCCGGGCAGCGACCTGCGCGCCTGGCTGTTCACCCTGATGCACAATCTCTTCATCAACCAGCTGCGCGCCAACGGCCAGGTCCATTGCGAACTGGACGAGGCCGCCGATGTCCCGGTCAGCGGCGGCCAGGTCGAGGCCCTTGCCGTGCGCGACATCCATGCCGCCTTGGGCCGCTTGTCGACCGAGCAGCGCGAGGTGATCCTGCTGGTCGGCTTGGAACAATTCAGTTACGCCGATGCGGCGCGGGTGCTGGGCCTGCCGCTCGGCACGGTGATGTCCCGCTTGTCGCGGGCGCGTGAACGTTTGCGGGAAATCATGGAAGGCCAAACCGTTGTGAAGTTGCAGGTGGTGAAATGA
- a CDS encoding phosphomannomutase/phosphoglucomutase — MSLPSASIFKAYDIRGIVDQTLTEDAVEQIGRAIGSEAAARKQTAIVIGRDGRLSGPRLAAALARGIQAAGIDVIDVGMVATPMTYFAAYHLGTNSAVMVTGSHNPPDYNGLKMVLGGETLSGESIQALRRRLEQGDLASGSGGYRQQDIAQAYIERIVGDVKLARPMRIIVDCGNGVPGAFAPALYRGLGCEVEELFCEVDGNFPNHHPDPSVPKNLEDLIAHLKTGDAEIGLAFDGDGDRLGVVTKDGHIIYPDRQLMLFADDVLSRNPGAQIIFDVKSTRKLYPWIEQRGGKPVLWKTGHSFIKAKMKESGALLAGEMSGHVFFKERWYGFDDGLYAGARLLEYLSRQADIDATLHGLPDTVNTPELQIKMQEGEPHALIEQLQKSAKFEGANVITIDGLRVEYPDGFGLMRASNTTPVIVLRFEADSEAAIARIQAAFRQVLLAARPDLELPF, encoded by the coding sequence ATGTCCTTACCCAGCGCATCCATCTTCAAGGCCTATGACATCCGCGGCATCGTCGACCAGACGCTGACCGAGGACGCTGTCGAGCAGATCGGCCGCGCCATCGGCTCCGAGGCCGCGGCCCGCAAGCAGACCGCCATCGTCATCGGCCGCGACGGCCGCCTGTCCGGCCCGCGCCTGGCCGCCGCCCTGGCCCGCGGCATCCAGGCCGCCGGCATCGACGTGATCGACGTCGGCATGGTCGCCACGCCGATGACCTATTTTGCCGCTTACCACCTCGGCACCAACTCCGCGGTCATGGTCACCGGCAGCCACAACCCGCCGGACTACAACGGCCTGAAGATGGTGCTGGGCGGCGAGACCCTGTCGGGCGAGAGCATCCAGGCCCTGCGCCGGCGCTTGGAGCAGGGCGACCTCGCCTCGGGCAGCGGCGGCTACCGTCAGCAGGACATCGCGCAGGCCTACATCGAGCGCATCGTCGGCGACGTGAAACTCGCCCGGCCGATGCGGATCATCGTCGACTGCGGCAACGGCGTGCCCGGCGCCTTCGCGCCCGCGCTCTACCGCGGCCTGGGCTGCGAGGTGGAGGAACTGTTCTGCGAGGTCGACGGCAACTTCCCCAACCACCACCCCGACCCCTCGGTGCCGAAGAACCTGGAGGATCTGATCGCGCATCTCAAAACCGGCGATGCCGAGATCGGCCTGGCCTTCGACGGCGATGGCGATCGCCTGGGCGTGGTGACCAAGGACGGCCACATCATCTATCCCGACCGCCAGCTCATGCTGTTCGCCGACGACGTGCTGTCGCGCAACCCCGGCGCCCAGATCATTTTCGACGTGAAATCCACCCGCAAGCTCTATCCCTGGATCGAGCAGCGCGGCGGCAAGCCGGTGCTGTGGAAGACCGGCCACTCCTTCATCAAGGCCAAGATGAAGGAAAGCGGCGCCCTGCTCGCCGGCGAGATGAGCGGCCACGTGTTCTTCAAGGAGCGCTGGTACGGCTTCGACGACGGTCTTTATGCCGGCGCCCGCCTGCTCGAATACCTGTCGCGCCAGGCCGACATCGATGCCACCCTGCACGGCCTGCCCGACACGGTGAACACGCCGGAGCTGCAGATCAAGATGCAGGAGGGCGAACCCCACGCCCTGATCGAGCAGCTGCAAAAAAGCGCGAAGTTCGAGGGCGCCAACGTCATCACCATCGACGGCCTGCGCGTGGAATACCCCGACGGCTTCGGCCTGATGCGCGCCTCCAACACCACACCGGTGATCGTGCTGCGCTTCGAGGCCGACAGCGAAGCGGCGATCGCCCGCATCCAGGCGGCCTTCCGCCAGGTCCTGCTGGCCGCCCGGCCCGACCTCGAGCTGCCCTTCTGA
- a CDS encoding 5-(carboxyamino)imidazole ribonucleotide synthase: MLLPGATLGVLGGGQLGRMFAIAARTMGYRVVVLDPDFTSPAGQMADEHLCADYRDPNALQRMAETCDAVTTEWENVPAESLAFLSARCPVAPSPDCLAVAQDRLSEKTRAREFGCETAPFANIEDSGDLVHAWSVIGAPALLKTRRLGYDGKGQVRVNSLDELVAAHEQLGSVPCLLEGFLPLEREVSVVLARNAQGEIAVFPVAENQHRNGILDISIVPARVPEAVAAKARDMASRIAHGLNYVGVLAVEFFVLKDGRIVFNEMAPRPHNSGHYTLDATVCDQFQQQVRALAGLPLGDTRLLSPVVMVNLLGDVWTHGPRWLELLKHPGIHLHLYGKAEARPGRKMGHYNCLAPTVEAALELAMSTRAAIGITD; encoded by the coding sequence ATGCTGCTACCCGGTGCCACCTTGGGCGTGCTCGGCGGCGGCCAGCTCGGCCGCATGTTCGCCATCGCCGCCCGCACCATGGGCTATCGGGTGGTGGTGCTCGACCCCGATTTCACCAGCCCGGCCGGCCAGATGGCCGACGAGCATCTGTGCGCCGACTACCGCGACCCGAATGCCTTGCAGCGCATGGCCGAGACCTGCGACGCGGTGACCACCGAGTGGGAGAACGTGCCGGCCGAGAGCCTGGCGTTCTTGAGCGCGCGCTGCCCGGTCGCGCCCTCCCCCGACTGCCTGGCCGTGGCCCAGGACCGCCTCTCGGAGAAAACCCGCGCGCGCGAATTCGGCTGCGAAACCGCGCCCTTCGCCAACATCGAAGACAGTGGCGACCTGGTCCACGCCTGGTCGGTGATCGGCGCCCCCGCCCTGCTCAAGACCCGCCGCCTGGGCTACGACGGCAAGGGTCAGGTGCGGGTGAACAGCCTGGACGAACTGGTCGCTGCGCATGAACAGCTGGGCTCGGTACCCTGCCTGCTCGAAGGCTTCCTGCCGCTGGAGCGCGAGGTCTCGGTGGTGCTGGCACGCAATGCCCAGGGCGAGATCGCCGTCTTCCCGGTGGCGGAGAACCAGCACCGCAACGGCATCCTCGACATCAGCATCGTGCCCGCCCGGGTGCCCGAGGCCGTCGCCGCCAAGGCGCGCGACATGGCGAGCCGAATCGCCCATGGCTTGAATTACGTCGGCGTGCTGGCCGTGGAGTTCTTCGTCCTCAAGGACGGCCGCATCGTGTTCAACGAGATGGCGCCGCGCCCGCACAACAGCGGCCACTACACCCTGGATGCCACGGTCTGCGACCAGTTCCAGCAGCAGGTGCGCGCCCTGGCCGGCCTGCCGCTGGGCGATACCCGCCTGCTGTCGCCGGTGGTCATGGTCAACCTGTTGGGCGATGTCTGGACCCACGGCCCGCGCTGGCTGGAACTGCTCAAGCACCCGGGCATACACCTGCATCTCTATGGCAAGGCCGAGGCCCGGCCGGGCCGCAAGATGGGCCACTACAACTGCCTGGCCCCGACGGTGGAAGCGGCGCTGGAACTGGCCATGAGCACCCGCGCCGCCATCGGCATTACCGACTAA
- the purE gene encoding 5-(carboxyamino)imidazole ribonucleotide mutase, with product MSKSSSASQPLVGLIMGSTSDWDTLRHAADLLRQFGIPFEQRVVSAHRTPDLLFDYAGTAAERGLKCIIAGAGGAAHLPGMVAAKTHLPVLGVPVMSKALKGMDSLLSIVQMPKGIPVATFAIGEAGAANAALFAAALLANEDAGIRDKLTAFRKSQTETVLAMQLPEA from the coding sequence ATGTCCAAATCGTCCTCGGCGTCCCAGCCTCTCGTCGGCCTGATCATGGGCAGCACCAGCGACTGGGACACCCTGCGCCACGCCGCCGACCTGCTCCGGCAATTCGGCATCCCGTTCGAGCAGCGCGTGGTCTCGGCCCACCGCACCCCGGACCTCTTGTTCGACTACGCCGGCACGGCGGCCGAACGGGGCTTGAAATGCATCATCGCCGGGGCCGGCGGTGCCGCCCACCTGCCGGGCATGGTCGCGGCCAAGACCCACCTGCCGGTGCTCGGCGTGCCGGTGATGTCGAAGGCCTTGAAAGGCATGGACTCGCTGCTTTCCATCGTGCAGATGCCCAAGGGCATTCCGGTCGCCACCTTCGCCATCGGCGAGGCCGGCGCCGCCAACGCCGCGCTGTTCGCCGCCGCGCTGCTGGCCAACGAGGACGCCGGCATCCGCGACAAGCTCACCGCCTTCCGCAAGAGCCAGACCGAGACCGTGCTGGCGATGCAACTGCCGGAGGCCTGA
- a CDS encoding branched-chain amino acid transaminase, with protein MSMADRDGFIWYDGKLVPWREATTHVLTHTLHYGMGVFEGVRAYKTDKGPAIFRLQDHTDRLFRSAHILGMKMPFDKETLNAAQKEVVRVNQLESGYLRPMAFYGAEAMGISAKTLSTHVIVAAWPWGAYLGQEALEKGIRVKTSSFSRHHVNITMCKAKANGNYMNSILAHREAEHDGYDEALLLDVDGFVAEGSGENIFIVRRGKLYTPDLTSALEGITRDTIIQLAGELGIPVIEKRITRDEVYSADEAFFTGTAAEVTPIRELDNRSIGAGTRGPITTQLQAMYFDCVQGRSAKHADWLSHV; from the coding sequence ATGTCCATGGCCGACCGCGACGGTTTCATCTGGTACGACGGCAAGTTGGTGCCCTGGCGCGAGGCCACCACCCATGTCTTGACCCACACTCTGCACTACGGCATGGGGGTGTTCGAAGGCGTACGCGCGTACAAGACCGATAAGGGCCCGGCCATCTTCCGCCTGCAGGACCACACCGACCGCCTGTTTCGCTCGGCCCACATCCTGGGCATGAAGATGCCCTTCGACAAGGAGACCCTGAACGCCGCGCAGAAGGAAGTGGTGCGGGTGAACCAGCTGGAGTCCGGCTACCTGCGGCCGATGGCCTTCTACGGCGCCGAGGCCATGGGCATCTCGGCCAAGACCCTGTCCACCCACGTCATCGTCGCGGCCTGGCCCTGGGGCGCCTATCTCGGCCAGGAGGCTTTGGAGAAGGGCATCCGGGTCAAGACCTCGTCCTTCTCCCGGCACCACGTCAACATCACCATGTGCAAGGCCAAGGCCAACGGCAACTACATGAACTCCATCCTGGCCCACCGCGAGGCCGAGCACGACGGCTACGACGAGGCCCTGCTGCTCGATGTCGACGGCTTCGTGGCCGAGGGCTCGGGCGAGAACATCTTCATCGTGCGCCGCGGCAAGCTCTACACGCCCGATCTCACCTCCGCCCTGGAAGGCATCACGCGCGACACCATCATCCAGCTCGCCGGCGAGCTGGGCATCCCGGTGATCGAGAAGCGCATCACCCGCGACGAGGTCTACTCCGCCGACGAGGCCTTCTTCACCGGCACCGCAGCCGAGGTCACCCCGATCCGCGAGCTGGACAACCGCAGCATCGGCGCGGGCACGCGCGGGCCGATCACGACCCAACTGCAGGCGATGTATTTCGACTGCGTGCAGGGCCGCTCGGCCAAGCACGCCGATTGGCTGTCCCACGTCTGA
- the hemN gene encoding oxygen-independent coproporphyrinogen III oxidase: MSDLTALLEKYSKPGPRYTSYPTAPYFHPGFTEQDWRAELAASQDPSRGLSLYFHIPFCDTLCYYCGCNMVATGDYAKATSYLDYLEKEMATVAAMADPARQVEQLHWGGGTPTYLKPAEIRRLGQAIRQQFKIADGAEMGCEVDPRELTPEHFAALREVGFNRLSMGVQDLDARVQKAVNRIQPAALIDQVYAWAREYGFGSINMDLIVGLPHQTVESFGKTLDQVLIWSPDRLAVFSYAHVPWLKKHQKLIDETALPNFATRLQLQQLIYDRLGAAGYVNIGLDHFAKPTDEMVKAQVSKTLWRNFQGYTTHKHCDIYAFGASAISQTPEVYLQNEKNVKAYQAKVQATGLAVERGLRLSRDDQIRRDAITKVMCDLELDQAEFEKRWGVNFGDYFADALADLEPIQADGLVRLESGRIAVTDKGRLFLRNIAMCFDAYLRQADTEKPRYSRTV, from the coding sequence ATGTCCGATCTTACTGCCCTGCTGGAAAAATACAGCAAGCCGGGGCCGCGATACACCTCCTATCCGACGGCCCCCTACTTCCACCCCGGCTTCACCGAGCAGGACTGGCGTGCCGAGTTGGCGGCCTCGCAGGATCCGAGCCGCGGCCTGTCGCTCTACTTCCACATCCCCTTCTGCGACACGCTTTGCTACTACTGTGGTTGCAACATGGTGGCGACCGGCGATTACGCCAAGGCGACGTCCTACCTCGATTACCTGGAGAAGGAGATGGCCACGGTGGCGGCCATGGCCGATCCCGCCCGCCAGGTCGAGCAGTTGCATTGGGGCGGCGGCACGCCGACCTATCTCAAGCCGGCCGAGATCCGGCGCCTGGGCCAAGCCATCCGCCAGCAGTTCAAGATCGCCGACGGCGCCGAGATGGGCTGCGAGGTCGATCCGCGCGAGCTGACGCCGGAGCATTTCGCCGCCCTGCGCGAGGTCGGCTTCAACCGCCTGTCCATGGGCGTGCAGGATCTCGACGCGCGGGTACAGAAGGCGGTCAACCGCATCCAGCCGGCGGCGCTGATCGACCAGGTCTATGCCTGGGCCCGCGAATACGGCTTCGGCAGCATCAACATGGACCTGATCGTCGGCCTGCCACACCAGACCGTGGAAAGCTTCGGCAAGACCCTGGACCAGGTGCTCATCTGGTCACCCGACCGCCTGGCGGTGTTCTCCTATGCCCACGTCCCTTGGCTGAAGAAGCACCAGAAGCTGATCGACGAGACCGCGCTGCCCAACTTCGCCACCCGGCTGCAACTGCAGCAACTGATCTACGACCGGCTGGGCGCCGCTGGCTACGTCAACATCGGTCTCGACCACTTCGCCAAGCCGACCGACGAGATGGTCAAGGCGCAGGTCAGCAAGACCCTGTGGCGCAACTTCCAGGGCTATACCACCCACAAGCACTGCGACATCTACGCCTTCGGGGCCTCGGCCATCAGCCAGACGCCGGAGGTCTATTTGCAGAACGAGAAGAACGTGAAGGCCTACCAGGCCAAGGTGCAGGCCACCGGTCTGGCGGTCGAGCGCGGCCTGCGCCTGTCGCGCGACGACCAGATCCGGCGCGACGCCATTACCAAGGTCATGTGTGACCTGGAGCTGGACCAGGCGGAATTCGAAAAGCGCTGGGGGGTGAACTTCGGCGATTACTTCGCCGATGCCCTGGCCGACCTGGAGCCGATCCAGGCCGACGGCCTGGTGCGGCTGGAGTCGGGCCGGATCGCCGTGACCGACAAGGGCCGGCTGTTCCTGCGCAACATCGCCATGTGCTTCGACGCCTACCTCAGGCAGGCGGACACCGAGAAGCCGCGTTACTCCCGAACCGTGTAA
- a CDS encoding zinc-finger domain-containing protein, producing MSQTLHTARVVEVTEKDLPLHCPLPAETVWNAHPRVFLPVEQTGEARCPYCGTLYRLKGGPVVGHHH from the coding sequence ATGAGCCAGACCCTGCACACTGCGCGTGTTGTCGAAGTCACCGAGAAGGACCTGCCGCTGCATTGCCCGCTGCCGGCGGAGACGGTATGGAACGCCCACCCCCGGGTGTTCCTGCCGGTCGAGCAGACGGGCGAGGCCCGCTGCCCGTATTGCGGCACGCTGTACCGGCTCAAGGGCGGCCCGGTCGTCGGCCACCACCACTGA
- a CDS encoding YybH family protein, protein MKTAALPRFDTPEAAEAAFYAAFEQADLVGMMQVWDNAPDIACIHPMGKVITGLAEVGRSWQEVFASELRLRFTREPVQLSESGDLAVSVLYEHIQVGSEDKPRPPMLATNVYRRGDRGWRLILHHASPAVVAVAEAPRANPFLH, encoded by the coding sequence ATGAAGACCGCCGCATTACCCCGCTTCGACACCCCCGAGGCCGCGGAGGCCGCCTTCTACGCGGCTTTCGAGCAGGCCGATCTCGTCGGCATGATGCAGGTATGGGATAACGCACCGGACATCGCGTGTATCCATCCCATGGGCAAGGTTATTACCGGCCTGGCCGAGGTCGGTCGCAGCTGGCAGGAAGTGTTTGCCAGCGAGTTACGACTGCGCTTCACCCGCGAACCGGTGCAATTGAGCGAATCGGGCGACTTGGCCGTGAGCGTGCTCTACGAGCACATCCAGGTCGGCAGCGAGGACAAGCCACGGCCGCCCATGCTGGCGACCAACGTCTACCGCCGCGGCGATCGCGGCTGGCGCCTGATCCTGCACCACGCCTCGCCCGCCGTGGTGGCTGTGGCGGAAGCACCACGGGCCAACCCATTTCTGCACTAG